A single region of the Bacteroidota bacterium genome encodes:
- the aceB gene encoding malate synthase A gives MHEVIAGPAVDAITLLGTSVNEYPDILTPEALEFVVTLEREFRPARTQILAARKDRQAQIDAGNRPDFLPATRAVRENSVWRVGTIPDDLQDRRVEITGPVERKMMINALNSGASVFMADFEDANSPTWENIMNGHRNLRDAIDRSITFTSPDGRKYKLNDHVATLMVRPRGWHLEEKHVLVDGKPMSASLFDFGMYFFHQAQNLLDRGTGPYFYLPKLENHHEAHLWNSVFEFAQHELDIPQGTIKVTVLIETILAAFEMEEILYELRNHIVGLNAGRWDYMFSVIKKFRNNPDFLLPDRSQLTMTVPFMRAYTELLVKTCHKRGAHAIGGMAAFIPSRKDPKINDIALAKVTEDKIRESNDGFDGTWVAHPDLVPVARKPFDAILGASPHQKHRMREDVNVTAGELLNFTVPNATITETGLRNNINVGLQYIESWLRGVGAAGIFNLMEDAATAEISRSQVWQWLHHERAQLADGRLVNEFMYQTLRDEELKKIEEAIGQEAFAASHFDIARMLFDQLVTRDRFADFLTLEAYKYLD, from the coding sequence ATGCACGAAGTTATCGCAGGCCCAGCCGTTGACGCAATCACGTTACTTGGAACATCGGTGAACGAATACCCGGATATTCTGACTCCCGAGGCATTGGAATTTGTTGTCACATTGGAACGTGAATTCAGACCTGCCCGGACACAAATTCTCGCAGCTCGAAAAGACCGTCAGGCACAAATCGATGCCGGTAATCGGCCTGACTTCCTGCCGGCAACACGCGCTGTCAGGGAAAACAGTGTGTGGCGCGTTGGAACCATTCCCGATGATCTCCAGGATCGTCGTGTTGAAATTACGGGGCCGGTCGAGCGCAAAATGATGATTAACGCTCTGAATTCAGGCGCTAGTGTCTTCATGGCTGATTTCGAAGATGCGAACTCTCCAACGTGGGAAAATATCATGAACGGCCACCGCAACTTGCGGGATGCGATCGATCGTTCCATAACATTTACAAGTCCGGACGGAAGAAAATACAAACTGAACGATCACGTTGCGACACTGATGGTCCGGCCCCGAGGCTGGCATCTCGAAGAGAAGCACGTTCTTGTCGACGGCAAACCAATGTCGGCTTCGTTGTTTGATTTCGGGATGTATTTCTTCCATCAAGCGCAAAATCTTCTTGATCGCGGAACGGGCCCGTACTTTTACCTTCCCAAACTCGAAAACCATCACGAAGCACATTTATGGAACAGCGTGTTCGAGTTCGCTCAACACGAGCTCGACATTCCGCAGGGTACAATCAAGGTGACGGTGTTGATCGAGACAATTCTCGCAGCCTTTGAAATGGAGGAGATTCTGTACGAGTTGCGCAATCATATTGTCGGCTTGAATGCAGGGCGTTGGGATTACATGTTCAGCGTTATCAAAAAATTTAGAAATAACCCTGACTTTCTTTTGCCCGACCGATCACAACTGACCATGACGGTGCCATTCATGCGTGCCTACACAGAGTTGCTTGTCAAGACTTGTCACAAGCGAGGAGCTCACGCAATCGGCGGAATGGCGGCGTTCATTCCAAGCAGAAAAGACCCAAAAATCAACGACATCGCGCTCGCAAAGGTCACTGAGGACAAAATACGTGAGTCAAACGATGGTTTCGATGGAACCTGGGTTGCCCATCCCGATCTCGTTCCCGTTGCCCGAAAACCGTTCGATGCGATTCTCGGCGCATCCCCCCATCAAAAACACCGGATGCGCGAGGATGTGAACGTTACTGCGGGGGAGTTGCTCAACTTCACAGTTCCGAATGCAACAATAACCGAAACAGGGTTGCGCAACAACATCAATGTCGGACTGCAATACATCGAATCGTGGTTGAGAGGCGTTGGTGCGGCAGGGATTTTCAATTTGATGGAAGACGCGGCAACAGCAGAAATCTCCCGCTCGCAAGTGTGGCAGTGGCTGCATCATGAAAGAGCGCAACTTGCTGACGGCAGACTTGTCAATGAGTTTATGTACCAAACGCTGCGTGACGAGGAGTTGAAGAAGATCGAAGAAGCAATCGGGCAGGAGGCATTCGCCGCATCCCACTTTGACATTGCCCGAATGCTTTTTGATCAGCTTGTCACGCGGGATCGTTTCGCCGACTTCCTCACACTTGAAGCGTACAAGTACCTGGACTAG
- the aceA gene encoding isocitrate lyase, producing MPTFEDVQTLGSMNHRWDGVTRPYSEHDVQKLRGTVDIKYTLAELGAKRLWNLLHTEPYVKALGALTGNQAMQQVRAGLKAIYLSGWQVAADANLAGQMYPDQSLYPANSVPEVVRKINHTLLRADQIHSSEGLNGIHWLAPIVADAEAGFGGPLNAFELMKAMIEAGAAGVHFEDQLASEKKCGHLGGKVLVPTSQFIRTLTAARLAADVMNVPTLIVARTDADSANLLTSDIDPRDHKFVTGERTAEGFFRVRSGIEAAIDRAISYAPYADLIWCETSHPDLGEAKEFADAVHARFPGKLLAYNCSPSFNWAKKLDPETIAQFQDKLGEMGYKFQFVTLAGFHALNHSMFTLAHDYKGRGMAAYSELQQEEFASEAVGYTATKHQREVGTGYFDLVTQIVSGGTSSTTALAGSTERAQFYATTVGR from the coding sequence ATGCCCACCTTCGAGGACGTTCAAACACTGGGATCAATGAACCATCGATGGGACGGAGTTACCCGCCCATACTCTGAACACGATGTGCAAAAGCTTCGAGGGACGGTCGACATCAAATACACGCTCGCGGAACTTGGAGCGAAACGATTGTGGAATTTGCTGCATACCGAACCCTATGTCAAGGCTCTTGGCGCGTTGACGGGCAATCAAGCAATGCAGCAAGTGCGTGCAGGTCTCAAGGCAATTTACCTCAGCGGCTGGCAGGTAGCTGCCGACGCTAACCTCGCCGGACAGATGTATCCCGATCAGAGTTTGTACCCCGCCAACAGCGTTCCCGAAGTTGTCAGAAAAATTAATCACACGCTGCTCCGTGCCGATCAAATCCATTCCTCCGAAGGATTAAACGGTATTCACTGGCTTGCTCCGATCGTTGCGGATGCCGAGGCGGGGTTTGGCGGACCATTAAATGCGTTTGAGTTGATGAAGGCGATGATTGAGGCAGGTGCAGCGGGCGTTCACTTCGAGGATCAACTCGCATCGGAAAAGAAATGCGGACATCTCGGCGGCAAGGTTCTTGTCCCGACGAGCCAGTTCATCCGCACGCTCACAGCGGCCCGTCTCGCTGCCGACGTGATGAACGTACCGACACTCATCGTAGCCCGCACCGATGCGGACAGCGCCAATCTTCTGACGAGTGATATTGATCCCCGCGATCACAAGTTTGTTACTGGAGAACGAACAGCAGAGGGTTTCTTCCGCGTCAGAAGCGGGATTGAAGCGGCAATTGACAGAGCCATCTCCTACGCCCCGTATGCCGATCTCATCTGGTGTGAAACATCGCATCCCGATCTTGGCGAAGCAAAAGAATTTGCCGATGCCGTTCACGCACGGTTCCCCGGCAAGCTACTCGCGTACAACTGCTCACCCTCATTTAACTGGGCAAAGAAACTCGATCCTGAAACGATTGCACAGTTCCAGGATAAGTTGGGCGAAATGGGATACAAGTTCCAGTTCGTCACGCTGGCCGGATTTCATGCTCTCAACCACAGCATGTTCACACTGGCCCACGACTACAAAGGGCGAGGAATGGCAGCGTATTCCGAACTTCAGCAGGAAGAATTTGCCAGCGAAGCAGTGGGTTACACTGCAACGAAGCACCAGCGTGAAGTGGGAACGGGGTACTTCGATCTTGTCACGCAGATTGTCTCCGGCGGAACATCCTCAACGACGGCGCTTGCAGGGTCAACCGAACGGGCGCAGTTCTACGCGACAACAGTAGGGCGGTAG
- a CDS encoding septum formation initiator family protein: MDSLFYRKSSKSSNVKAKLVRLLKNKRFMVRFILGSAVVLYALLGSHGVVQRIRLQSQKAELVSKIQAAEEETKRLQSEAKALEGDPRAVEKVAREKYGMIREGETVYKVNRK; this comes from the coding sequence ATGGACAGTCTTTTCTACCGCAAGAGCAGCAAAAGCTCGAACGTCAAGGCGAAGCTGGTTCGTTTGTTGAAGAACAAGCGGTTTATGGTACGATTCATCCTCGGATCGGCCGTTGTTCTCTACGCGCTGTTGGGAAGTCATGGAGTTGTTCAACGCATCCGTTTACAAAGCCAGAAAGCAGAGCTTGTTTCGAAAATTCAGGCGGCGGAAGAAGAGACAAAGCGCCTGCAATCCGAAGCAAAGGCGCTCGAAGGTGATCCGCGGGCGGTCGAGAAGGTTGCCCGCGAAAAATACGGGATGATCCGCGAAGGAGAAACCGTCTACAAGGTGAACAGAAAATGA
- a CDS encoding class II aldolase/adducin family protein — MTGSSDILTQLLDVCHRLYARGMVAATDGNVSVRLGSGNILTTRSGINKGMVTRHDIVEVSPDGRQVSGAGKPSTEVGMHLFIYRQRRDVNAVVHAHPVYATGFATARIGLDLCTFPEVIVGLGAIPLAEYATPSTPEVTASLAPFIEKGDAILLANHGAVAFGPDVYDAFFKMEKVEHAAHITFIAHMLGGVRTLSEEQLAKLRAVSVQSYGKDFSSKIACEIPATPVTELTEPELRKYVEQKLQELGLR; from the coding sequence ATGACCGGATCATCCGACATTCTTACGCAATTGCTTGATGTCTGCCATCGCTTGTACGCACGAGGGATGGTTGCCGCAACTGACGGCAATGTCAGTGTACGGCTGGGAAGTGGCAACATTCTCACGACACGATCGGGAATCAATAAGGGGATGGTGACACGACACGACATTGTTGAAGTGTCGCCCGACGGCCGCCAAGTAAGCGGAGCAGGGAAGCCTTCGACGGAAGTCGGGATGCATCTGTTCATTTACCGCCAGCGCAGAGATGTGAATGCTGTAGTGCACGCCCATCCGGTTTATGCAACAGGTTTTGCCACCGCAAGAATCGGGCTTGATCTCTGTACCTTCCCGGAGGTGATTGTCGGGCTTGGGGCCATACCGCTTGCCGAGTATGCGACCCCATCAACACCCGAAGTGACCGCGTCGCTCGCACCGTTTATCGAAAAGGGCGACGCAATTCTCCTTGCCAATCACGGAGCTGTTGCTTTCGGACCTGATGTGTATGATGCATTTTTCAAGATGGAAAAGGTAGAGCATGCAGCTCATATCACGTTTATAGCCCACATGCTTGGGGGGGTAAGAACACTCTCGGAAGAGCAGCTCGCCAAACTGCGGGCTGTCAGCGTGCAAAGCTACGGCAAGGATTTTTCCAGCAAGATCGCATGCGAAATCCCGGCAACCCCGGTAACTGAACTGACCGAACCGGAGTTGCGAAAGTACGTTGAACAGAAGCTTCAAGAACTCGGACTCCGCTAA
- a CDS encoding helix-turn-helix domain-containing protein — MNIDAENLRLILGVKIKQLRAEQDLSLSELAAKSGLSVSYLSEIEKGKKYPTPDKIIQIANAIGVSFDELVSAKMSASLDPLTIFLKSPLIKEFPFELFGIQPRDLVGLITESPQEAGAFIQTLLEIGQNYDMSVEQFLFAALRSYQKLHSNYFEELETAAEEFARKHKLKIEQPVREDQLFGILKDEFGYEMGEIPFREYPELKKFRSISTKGKTPKLFLNDRLLPSQRAFLLAREIGFRTLGLKEHPITSTWLEVGSFAEVLNNYKASYFAGALFINRIVLRKELDLLFKRTTWNGNAFLNIMRRFEATPEMFLYRLSQIIPTFFGMQEMFYLRFNNEVGSKDFVLTKELNMSRVVVPHAIGLNEHYCRRWLSITLLQQLAEMPGRTLKESTITGVQRSRFMDGDAEFFVISVARPLALTENTNSSISLGFLLNDNFKNTVGFWNDSSIPVVEVNETCERCSLPKAACKERAVPPLIHRKHQLQKEREASLQRFLKSVE, encoded by the coding sequence ATGAATATCGACGCTGAGAACCTCCGGTTGATTTTGGGTGTGAAGATCAAACAGCTTCGCGCCGAGCAGGACCTTTCCCTGTCCGAGCTTGCTGCAAAGTCCGGGCTGTCGGTTTCTTATTTGAGCGAGATCGAGAAGGGAAAGAAGTACCCCACTCCGGACAAGATCATCCAGATTGCAAATGCCATCGGCGTTTCATTCGACGAGCTTGTTTCGGCGAAGATGTCCGCCTCGCTTGATCCTCTAACAATATTTCTGAAATCTCCCCTTATCAAGGAATTTCCCTTCGAGCTATTCGGCATTCAGCCGCGTGATCTTGTCGGCCTCATTACAGAGTCACCGCAGGAAGCCGGCGCATTCATTCAGACGTTGCTGGAGATCGGGCAGAACTACGACATGAGTGTCGAGCAGTTTCTGTTTGCTGCTCTCCGTTCATACCAGAAGTTGCATTCCAACTATTTCGAGGAGTTGGAAACAGCGGCCGAGGAGTTTGCACGCAAGCACAAACTGAAGATTGAGCAACCGGTCCGGGAGGATCAGCTTTTCGGCATTTTGAAAGATGAGTTCGGGTACGAGATGGGCGAGATTCCGTTTCGCGAATATCCCGAGTTGAAGAAGTTCCGTTCCATCTCCACCAAAGGCAAGACGCCGAAGCTGTTTCTTAACGACCGACTGCTTCCCTCACAACGGGCATTCTTGCTTGCCCGCGAGATCGGCTTCCGCACTCTCGGTTTGAAAGAGCATCCGATTACGTCAACGTGGTTAGAGGTGGGTTCTTTCGCGGAAGTGCTGAACAACTACAAGGCGTCGTACTTCGCAGGAGCGTTGTTCATCAACCGCATTGTTCTCCGGAAGGAACTTGACCTGCTGTTCAAGCGGACGACCTGGAACGGCAATGCGTTTTTGAATATCATGCGTCGTTTCGAGGCAACGCCTGAGATGTTCCTCTATCGTCTCAGTCAAATCATCCCGACCTTCTTCGGAATGCAGGAGATGTTCTATCTCCGTTTCAACAATGAGGTGGGCAGCAAGGACTTTGTGCTGACGAAAGAGTTGAATATGTCCCGCGTCGTTGTGCCGCACGCCATCGGGTTGAATGAGCATTATTGCCGCAGGTGGCTTTCGATTACCCTTCTGCAGCAGCTTGCCGAAATGCCGGGACGTACGCTCAAAGAGTCGACGATTACGGGCGTTCAGCGGTCACGTTTCATGGACGGGGATGCGGAGTTCTTCGTCATCTCGGTGGCGCGGCCGCTTGCGTTAACGGAGAATACCAATTCCAGTATCAGTCTGGGATTCCTGCTGAACGACAATTTCAAGAACACCGTCGGTTTCTGGAATGATTCCTCCATTCCCGTTGTCGAGGTGAATGAGACATGCGAGCGGTGTTCTCTTCCGAAGGCGGCGTGCAAGGAACGGGCTGTGCCGCCCCTTATCCATCGTAAACATCAACTGCAGAAGGAGCGGGAAGCATCCCTTCAACGCTTCTTGAAAAGCGTCGAGTAG
- a CDS encoding replication-associated recombination protein A, with translation MELFDSTPQSNPPSTYAPLAERVRPQSLDEFVGQEHLLGEGKPLSVLIESDRLPSMIFWGPPGSGKTTLARIIAGHTQADFYQLNAVSSGVKDVREVLDKAAVNRKHFQRNTILFIDEIHRFNKAQQDALLHSVEDGLITLIGATTENPSFEVISPLLSRSRIYVLQSLSTEHLTIIIDHALKTDHVLSKLDIQIENRDYLIHLSGGDARMLLNGLETAINLTKPDVHKRRVIAKKHIEEAFQRKFVKYDKGGEEHYNIISAFIKSVRGSDPDAAVYWLARMLEGGEDPKFIARRMIVLASEDIGNADPYALTLATSCFTAVDYIGMPEARIVLAQTAAYLASCLKSNASYMAINEAMSDVKTKPDEPVPLHLRNAPTKLMKDLDYGADYKYSHDFETHFVEQQYLPDGLKNRVYYRPTELGGEMKIRERLLSWWKSKKR, from the coding sequence ATGGAACTCTTCGACTCTACACCTCAATCCAACCCACCATCAACGTATGCCCCGCTTGCCGAACGCGTCCGTCCGCAATCACTGGACGAGTTTGTGGGACAGGAACATCTGTTGGGAGAAGGAAAACCGCTGAGCGTTCTGATTGAAAGCGACCGGCTTCCCTCAATGATCTTCTGGGGTCCGCCGGGCAGCGGCAAAACAACGCTTGCCCGCATAATTGCCGGACATACGCAAGCCGACTTCTATCAACTGAATGCCGTTTCGTCCGGCGTAAAGGATGTTCGCGAGGTTCTGGACAAAGCTGCTGTGAACCGGAAACACTTCCAGCGGAACACCATTCTGTTCATCGATGAGATTCACCGCTTCAACAAAGCACAGCAGGATGCCCTCTTGCATAGCGTCGAAGACGGCCTCATCACGCTGATCGGAGCCACAACGGAGAATCCTTCGTTCGAAGTGATCTCACCGCTTCTCTCTCGCTCGCGCATCTATGTTCTTCAATCCCTCTCGACAGAACATCTCACAATCATCATTGATCATGCTCTGAAAACGGATCACGTATTGAGCAAGCTGGATATTCAGATAGAAAACCGTGACTATCTGATCCATCTTTCGGGCGGGGATGCGCGCATGTTGCTGAACGGACTCGAAACCGCAATCAACCTGACGAAGCCTGATGTTCACAAGCGACGGGTTATCGCCAAGAAGCATATCGAAGAGGCATTTCAACGAAAATTTGTGAAGTACGATAAAGGCGGTGAAGAGCATTACAACATCATCTCCGCCTTCATCAAGAGTGTCAGAGGAAGCGATCCCGATGCTGCCGTGTACTGGCTTGCGCGCATGCTCGAAGGGGGAGAAGATCCGAAATTTATTGCGCGCCGGATGATCGTCCTTGCGTCGGAAGATATCGGGAATGCCGATCCGTATGCCTTGACGCTTGCAACGTCTTGTTTCACGGCAGTTGATTACATCGGAATGCCGGAGGCGCGGATCGTGCTTGCACAGACTGCTGCGTATCTGGCGTCTTGCCTGAAAAGCAACGCATCGTATATGGCCATCAACGAAGCGATGAGTGATGTGAAGACAAAGCCGGATGAACCTGTACCATTGCATTTGCGGAACGCCCCGACCAAGCTCATGAAAGATCTCGACTATGGCGCCGACTACAAGTACAGTCATGATTTTGAGACGCATTTCGTCGAGCAGCAGTATCTGCCGGACGGGTTGAAGAACCGCGTCTACTACCGTCCGACGGAACTCGGCGGCGAGATGAAGATCCGTGAGAGGCTGCTCAGTTGGTGGAAATCGAAGAAACGGTAA
- a CDS encoding D-alanine--D-alanine ligase has translation MTNPVDRKLRVGVIFGGRSGEHEVSLVSATSVINALDTAKYDVVPIGITKGGRWISSRESLQRLKSKEGLEREPERFLVPEPNRQSLVSLSGERYAEMKLDVVFPVVHGTFGEDGTLQGLLELANIPYVGAGVLASAVGMDKIVQKQLHKQAGLPVVKYVWFLSSNCRENPKKVAAAVEKTLRYPVFVKPANTGSSVGISKAYGRKELQVAVELAAEFDRKVICEQGVRNAREIEVSVLGNDEPIASVPGEIIPSNEFYDYDAKYVDGKSRADIPAKMPKEIARRLRRLAVNAFTVLDCAGMARVDFFVTKKTNNIYLNEINTIPGFTAISMYPKLWEASGISYSQLLDRLIQLALDRYKEKSKSRTSYRPREEWYIS, from the coding sequence TTGACAAACCCTGTAGATAGAAAACTTCGAGTCGGGGTAATTTTCGGCGGCCGTTCAGGTGAGCACGAAGTCTCGCTCGTTTCAGCAACCTCCGTTATCAATGCGCTCGACACAGCAAAATATGACGTTGTTCCGATTGGGATCACCAAAGGAGGCCGCTGGATCAGTTCGAGGGAATCTCTGCAACGGCTCAAATCAAAAGAGGGACTTGAGCGGGAACCGGAACGATTTCTTGTGCCGGAACCGAACCGGCAGTCGCTTGTTTCTCTCAGCGGGGAAAGGTATGCAGAGATGAAGCTTGATGTTGTGTTTCCGGTTGTTCATGGAACGTTTGGAGAAGATGGAACGCTGCAGGGACTGTTGGAGTTGGCAAACATTCCGTATGTCGGTGCCGGCGTTCTTGCCTCCGCCGTCGGCATGGATAAAATTGTTCAGAAACAGCTCCACAAACAGGCCGGGCTTCCGGTTGTGAAATATGTGTGGTTCCTCTCGTCGAACTGTCGCGAAAACCCGAAGAAAGTGGCTGCCGCCGTCGAAAAAACCCTGCGATATCCGGTATTCGTGAAGCCTGCGAACACGGGATCGAGTGTCGGCATTTCAAAAGCGTACGGTAGGAAAGAACTGCAGGTCGCGGTTGAACTCGCAGCGGAATTCGATCGAAAAGTGATTTGCGAACAAGGCGTCAGGAATGCCCGCGAGATTGAAGTAAGCGTGCTGGGAAATGACGAGCCCATTGCCTCAGTTCCGGGTGAAATCATTCCCTCGAATGAATTCTATGACTACGATGCAAAGTACGTGGATGGGAAGTCTCGTGCTGACATTCCGGCAAAGATGCCGAAAGAAATTGCAAGACGTCTGCGTCGACTAGCCGTCAATGCGTTTACTGTATTGGATTGTGCCGGGATGGCGCGGGTGGATTTCTTTGTGACGAAAAAAACAAACAACATCTATCTGAACGAAATCAATACCATCCCCGGATTTACGGCCATCAGCATGTATCCGAAACTGTGGGAGGCATCGGGCATCTCTTACTCACAACTTCTTGACCGGCTCATTCAACTTGCACTGGACCGTTACAAAGAAAAGAGCAAAAGCCGGACATCCTACCGTCCGCGTGAAGAGTGGTACATTTCGTAG
- a CDS encoding LPS-assembly protein LptD produces the protein MQKPTSTTMLLVFLLAGMHAPAWAQIPDLPQAIPVLPDTTTPSFPDTLSQQSSDTTGVDSLIAAQSPSGIDSVVSYVAKDSIIYSLRNRTMYLHGTSSIRYKEMGIKAEYIDVNWNTSVLNAQGVPDASDTSKTGIRGAPDLIDGNETYRGQKISYNFKTKKGKIDVGKTELEGGYYRGEEIKKIGTDVLFVADGKYTTCDADHPHYYFGSPEMKISLKQNIVARPIYLYVSDVPVFALPFGIFPTERGRRSGIIGPAYGESNRGRYLLHLGYYWAINDYLDWSVTGDGYTKGSWVLYSNFRYALRYNFSGGINASYAKTISGERGDPNYSNQRVFNIHVGHNQEFNPTTRLVVDFTFTSGSSYYQNVSYRLDDLLRQEIYSNATLSKSWEGTPNSLTLNVSRRQNLTAQPGQLEISDALPNLSFNRGQSFPFRSKSSSGGSSSAWYDLIGYTYGGQLLNTRNQYKADTLGVERVEERRGVQHNVTINASPKLGYFTITPFFNYTEKWYEKGTRRELETTIGEPDTSGNRDTTYRVIDTEFRRFKAVRVFSMGISAGTKFYGIVQPNILGIKGIRHQVKPSLSYTYQPDFSKPSFGYFGTYVDQFGRVQKYGFYDREVFGGAPGEERQAIGLRIENVIEMKTESSDSAGQENKFQLLNFDVSTGYNFARDSLKFDPISIGYRTNIGTLLNISGSTSFNLYKFEPDPLDPRIGRRVNKFLVKETGQLAQLTNFNISLSTSLSGEKKKSTAGPVLSAADSLRQQSGTRQLYDDPVPDFSIPWRLDLSYNFSQSQEDPRNKFRSSNLSASLSFSLTENWKISASTNYDLVNRIFAAPQVSVYRDLHCWEMTFNWVPTGPNRNYRLEIRLKAPQLQDIKVTKQESARNIF, from the coding sequence ATGCAGAAGCCGACATCTACAACCATGCTGTTGGTTTTCCTTCTTGCAGGAATGCATGCGCCGGCGTGGGCTCAAATCCCCGATCTGCCGCAAGCAATTCCAGTCTTACCCGACACTACAACCCCATCTTTCCCCGACACGCTATCTCAGCAATCTTCGGACACCACCGGCGTGGATTCGCTGATCGCAGCACAATCTCCTTCAGGCATTGACTCCGTTGTTTCCTACGTTGCGAAGGATTCCATCATCTACTCGCTGCGCAACAGAACGATGTACCTTCACGGCACGAGCAGCATCAGGTACAAGGAAATGGGCATAAAAGCGGAGTACATTGATGTGAATTGGAATACCTCCGTGCTGAATGCGCAAGGTGTTCCCGACGCGTCGGATACGTCGAAAACTGGCATTCGCGGCGCTCCGGATTTGATTGATGGAAATGAAACATATCGCGGGCAAAAAATCTCCTACAACTTCAAAACGAAGAAAGGGAAAATTGACGTCGGCAAGACGGAGCTTGAAGGCGGATATTACCGCGGCGAGGAGATCAAAAAGATAGGAACGGATGTTCTCTTTGTGGCCGACGGCAAGTACACGACATGCGACGCCGATCATCCGCATTACTACTTCGGCAGTCCGGAAATGAAAATTTCGCTGAAGCAGAACATCGTTGCCCGGCCGATCTATTTGTATGTGTCGGATGTGCCTGTCTTTGCGCTGCCGTTCGGCATTTTTCCGACGGAGCGAGGAAGGCGCTCGGGCATCATCGGGCCGGCGTACGGCGAAAGCAATCGCGGACGCTATTTGCTCCATCTCGGCTACTATTGGGCAATCAACGATTATCTGGATTGGAGCGTGACGGGCGACGGCTACACGAAGGGAAGCTGGGTGTTGTATTCCAATTTCCGGTACGCATTGCGATACAATTTCTCCGGCGGTATCAATGCTTCGTACGCCAAAACAATCTCAGGCGAGCGGGGCGATCCCAACTATTCCAATCAGAGAGTGTTCAACATTCATGTCGGGCATAACCAGGAATTCAATCCGACAACACGGCTTGTCGTCGACTTCACGTTCACGAGCGGATCATCGTATTATCAAAACGTCAGTTACAGGTTGGATGATCTTTTGCGTCAGGAAATATACTCGAATGCCACCCTTTCCAAATCATGGGAGGGAACGCCGAACAGTCTCACGTTGAATGTGAGCAGAAGGCAGAACCTCACTGCACAGCCGGGTCAGTTGGAAATCAGCGATGCGTTACCGAACCTGAGTTTCAATCGGGGACAAAGTTTTCCGTTCCGTTCAAAGAGCAGTTCAGGCGGTTCATCTTCTGCATGGTACGACCTGATTGGCTACACGTACGGCGGACAACTGCTGAATACGCGCAATCAGTACAAGGCCGACACGCTCGGTGTTGAACGCGTTGAAGAGCGGCGCGGAGTTCAGCACAACGTTACCATCAACGCTTCGCCGAAACTCGGCTATTTCACTATTACTCCTTTCTTCAACTACACGGAGAAATGGTACGAGAAGGGGACACGCCGCGAACTGGAGACAACCATCGGCGAGCCGGATACAAGCGGCAATCGTGATACAACATACCGTGTCATTGATACGGAATTCAGGAGATTCAAAGCCGTTCGGGTTTTCAGTATGGGAATTAGTGCAGGAACGAAATTCTACGGCATCGTCCAACCAAATATTCTTGGCATCAAGGGCATACGGCATCAAGTAAAGCCATCGCTCAGTTATACGTACCAGCCTGATTTCTCGAAACCGTCATTCGGGTATTTTGGAACATACGTTGACCAATTTGGACGTGTGCAGAAATACGGATTCTATGATCGCGAAGTGTTCGGCGGGGCGCCCGGTGAAGAACGGCAGGCGATCGGGCTTCGCATCGAAAATGTGATTGAAATGAAAACAGAATCGTCCGATTCAGCGGGGCAGGAGAACAAGTTCCAGCTTCTTAATTTTGATGTCTCAACAGGTTACAACTTTGCCAGAGACAGCTTGAAGTTCGACCCGATTAGTATTGGTTACCGGACAAATATCGGAACGTTGTTGAATATCAGCGGCAGTACGAGCTTTAATCTCTACAAATTCGAGCCCGATCCGTTGGATCCGAGAATCGGTCGGCGTGTCAATAAATTCCTCGTGAAAGAGACGGGGCAATTGGCACAACTCACGAATTTTAATATCAGTCTTTCGACGTCGTTGAGTGGAGAAAAAAAGAAATCGACAGCCGGCCCGGTACTTTCCGCGGCTGATTCATTGCGTCAGCAAAGCGGCACTCGCCAGCTGTATGATGATCCAGTGCCGGATTTTAGTATTCCGTGGAGGCTTGATCTTTCTTATAACTTTTCGCAATCCCAAGAGGATCCGCGCAACAAATTTCGCAGCTCGAATCTGTCCGCGTCGCTCAGTTTCAGTCTTACTGAGAATTGGAAGATCTCGGCCAGTACGAATTATGATCTGGTGAATAGAATTTTCGCCGCGCCGCAGGTGAGTGTCTACCGCGACTTGCATTGCTGGGAGATGACGTTCAACTGGGTGCCGACAGGCCCCAACCGGAATTACAGACTGGAGATTCGCCTGAAGGCTCCGCAGTTGCAGGACATCAAGGTGACGAAGCAGGAGAGTGCCCGGAACATTTTCTGA